A window of Acidimicrobiia bacterium contains these coding sequences:
- a CDS encoding lipid-transfer protein, translating to MTRAHVLPRDAAAIAGIGQTEFSRHAGRTELQLASEAIVAACADAQIEVADVDGLVSYTIDPVEETELVRTVGLQEIGYSARVPYGGGGSMGVLMHAAAAVASGVADIVVCYRAVRARSGATRFGGAKVAVNVANTHAGTTASQWCMPHGALTPASWIALNATRYMHQYGATNEDFGRAVVQLRTYAATNPAAWGYQRPMALADHQASRWIAEPCIRMFDCCQETDGSVAVVVTSHERAAAMPHPPVGIAAVAGAARFEQEIASDHYRPDLSVMESSAVLARRLFDDAGFRRDEIDLAMIYDAFSPILFMQLEALGFCGPGEAKDFVGDGNLAPDGSLPCNTNGGLIGEGYIHGLNMVTEAVRQIRGTAANPLPAVEVALVSASRTGAILTRS from the coding sequence ATGACGCGCGCGCACGTCCTGCCGCGCGACGCGGCCGCGATCGCGGGCATCGGCCAGACCGAGTTCTCGCGGCACGCGGGCCGCACCGAGCTCCAACTCGCGAGCGAGGCGATCGTCGCGGCCTGCGCGGACGCGCAGATCGAGGTTGCCGACGTCGACGGGCTCGTCAGCTACACGATCGACCCCGTCGAGGAGACCGAGCTCGTCCGCACCGTCGGACTCCAGGAGATCGGCTACTCGGCGCGCGTGCCGTACGGCGGTGGTGGCTCGATGGGCGTGCTCATGCACGCGGCGGCCGCCGTCGCGAGCGGTGTCGCCGACATCGTGGTCTGCTACCGCGCGGTGCGGGCGCGCTCCGGCGCGACGCGTTTCGGAGGCGCCAAGGTCGCCGTGAACGTCGCGAATACGCACGCCGGCACGACGGCGAGCCAGTGGTGCATGCCGCACGGCGCGCTCACACCGGCTTCGTGGATCGCGCTCAACGCGACCCGCTACATGCATCAGTACGGCGCGACCAACGAAGACTTCGGACGCGCCGTCGTGCAGCTGCGCACGTACGCGGCGACGAATCCCGCCGCGTGGGGCTATCAGCGACCCATGGCGCTCGCCGACCACCAGGCGTCCCGCTGGATCGCAGAACCGTGCATCCGCATGTTCGACTGCTGTCAGGAGACCGACGGCTCCGTCGCGGTCGTCGTCACGAGTCACGAGCGAGCCGCCGCGATGCCCCACCCTCCGGTCGGGATCGCCGCCGTCGCCGGCGCCGCCCGCTTCGAACAGGAGATCGCGTCCGATCACTATCGCCCGGACCTGTCGGTGATGGAGTCGTCGGCGGTGCTCGCACGACGCTTGTTCGACGACGCGGGATTCCGGCGCGACGAGATCGACCTCGCGATGATCTACGACGCGTTCTCGCCGATCCTCTTCATGCAGCTCGAGGCGCTCGGCTTCTGCGGGCCCGGCGAAGCGAAGGACTTCGTCGGCGACGGCAACCTCGCGCCGGACGGATCACTGCCGTGCAACACGAATGGCGGCTTGATCGGTGAGGGCTACATCCACGGCCTCAACATGGTGACCGAAGCCGTGCGCCAGATCCGGGGCACCGCCGCGAACCCGCTGCCGGCCGTCGAGGTCGCCCTCGTTTCGGCGAGCCGAACCGGCGCCATCCTCACGCGCAGCTGA
- a CDS encoding AAA family ATPase, whose amino-acid sequence MDEVPSGTLAGRDSELAVMGALLDGLEATGARTLLVGGEAGIGKTRFVDELLQRARVGGLLTAIGVCTPSEGGGLAYGPIVGVVRDISRRLDAAIVGDALASARRALGLDIDTSDAASADGANRVHLAEALLACCQSLGARGRAVLVFEDLHWADSTSLEMIDFLARNLGSSPILIIATYRSDETDRASALGSMLTELVRHRAASCLELTGLDRDTTASLMGEILGSPPEWSLLDAVHARSGGNPFYAEELTAARGSPSLPGTLLNVVLLRTERLSADARTLAATVATAGLSIDHRLLPTACALDDHRLHAATAEAVAGHLLVVDGGTRLRFRHALQREAMYESLLPTERTRLHHQLAVALSALDDRQAEGFGRVDGELAHHWWECGEWPAAMHTALRAADAMAALLAIPEAYAQYERALAAYDRCGALERAGIDRVDLLIKASDMAYIAGQTNRALELVECAIDDADPDVTPERVATALTMFARQTSVAGDIDGAVAALARAAALLPADLPTSELALVVAYEAGLRMVMGRLDAAAERANEAIAIARAAGARVAECHAECTLGVCLVETGAVEDGLGHARRAVDLAEDLQLPVALDRCYGNLSHVLMTAGRLDETALLVKSSTTGEWVTGIRLYAAGQNSSEALIRSARFDDATAVLDRMPERGTSSCVYGPHALRALLALRRGQLDDAESHLDAADRLAADQPAFVGGGTADTLRAELLLERNAPDDAYAAIERALTNIGATEDHFRRSEICTLGVRALADIDDAARLRGRTVDRDKLRRLAAGLVEQTRGGVDTLSRPANPAPPRVRAMLAQSVAEATRLDEPDPALWRAAAAAWIEASEPWSTTYCEWRAAQAALATHARSDAIAAVTSAWNRAREIGAQALVVHVERLAQRARITLVDESLRVDIPQHAVARDLGLTAREGEVLDQLARGRTDRQIAEILFISTKTASVHVSNILRKLDAGNRVDAGEIGQRAGLGASSD is encoded by the coding sequence GTGGACGAAGTGCCCTCCGGGACACTCGCAGGTCGGGACTCGGAGCTCGCGGTGATGGGCGCGCTGCTCGACGGGCTCGAGGCGACGGGCGCGCGGACGCTGCTCGTCGGCGGAGAGGCCGGCATCGGAAAGACCCGGTTCGTCGACGAGCTGCTGCAGCGCGCGCGAGTCGGCGGGCTGCTGACCGCGATCGGTGTCTGCACACCGTCCGAGGGCGGCGGGCTCGCGTACGGACCCATCGTCGGCGTCGTGCGGGACATCTCCCGGCGGCTCGACGCGGCAATCGTGGGGGACGCCCTCGCGTCGGCCCGGCGAGCGCTCGGCCTCGACATCGACACCTCCGATGCCGCGTCGGCCGACGGCGCGAACCGGGTTCATCTCGCCGAAGCGCTCCTCGCGTGTTGCCAATCGCTCGGAGCGCGCGGACGTGCGGTGCTCGTGTTCGAGGATCTCCACTGGGCGGACTCGACGAGCCTCGAGATGATCGACTTCCTCGCCCGGAACCTCGGCTCGAGCCCGATTCTGATCATCGCGACCTACCGCAGCGACGAGACGGACCGCGCCAGCGCGCTCGGCTCGATGCTCACGGAGCTCGTGCGTCACCGCGCGGCCTCGTGTCTCGAGCTGACCGGCCTCGATCGCGACACCACCGCGTCGCTGATGGGCGAGATTCTCGGCTCGCCACCGGAGTGGTCGCTGCTCGATGCCGTGCACGCGCGCAGCGGCGGGAATCCGTTCTACGCCGAAGAGTTGACCGCGGCGCGGGGGAGCCCGTCGCTGCCGGGAACGCTGCTCAACGTCGTGTTGCTGCGCACCGAGCGCCTGAGCGCCGACGCGCGCACGCTCGCGGCAACGGTGGCAACGGCCGGCCTCTCGATCGACCATCGCCTGTTGCCGACCGCGTGCGCGCTCGACGACCATCGGTTGCACGCCGCGACTGCAGAGGCGGTGGCCGGTCACCTCCTCGTCGTCGACGGCGGCACGCGGCTTCGGTTCCGGCACGCGCTGCAACGAGAGGCGATGTACGAATCGCTTTTGCCGACCGAACGAACGCGACTGCATCACCAGCTGGCGGTCGCGCTCAGCGCACTCGACGACCGGCAGGCCGAGGGCTTCGGGCGTGTCGACGGCGAGCTCGCGCACCACTGGTGGGAGTGCGGCGAATGGCCGGCTGCGATGCACACGGCGCTCCGGGCCGCTGATGCGATGGCCGCGCTGCTCGCGATCCCCGAGGCGTACGCGCAGTACGAGCGTGCGCTCGCCGCCTACGACCGCTGTGGCGCGCTCGAGCGCGCCGGCATCGACCGCGTCGACCTGTTGATCAAGGCCTCGGACATGGCGTACATCGCCGGGCAGACCAATCGTGCGCTCGAGCTCGTCGAGTGCGCGATCGACGACGCCGATCCCGACGTCACCCCGGAACGGGTCGCCACCGCGCTGACGATGTTCGCCCGCCAGACATCCGTGGCCGGCGACATCGACGGTGCGGTCGCCGCGCTGGCGCGTGCGGCGGCGCTCCTCCCGGCGGACCTCCCGACGAGCGAGCTCGCGCTCGTGGTCGCGTACGAGGCCGGGCTCCGTATGGTGATGGGACGCCTGGACGCCGCCGCGGAACGCGCGAACGAGGCAATCGCCATCGCGCGTGCGGCGGGCGCGCGTGTCGCGGAATGTCATGCCGAGTGCACGTTGGGCGTGTGCCTGGTCGAGACCGGCGCCGTCGAGGACGGGCTCGGTCACGCTCGTCGCGCGGTCGACCTCGCCGAAGACCTCCAGCTGCCCGTCGCGCTCGACCGTTGCTACGGAAACCTGTCGCACGTCCTCATGACGGCCGGACGTCTCGACGAGACGGCGCTCCTCGTCAAGAGCTCGACCACCGGCGAATGGGTCACGGGAATCCGCCTGTACGCCGCCGGCCAGAACAGCAGCGAGGCGCTCATCCGGTCGGCTCGCTTCGACGACGCGACGGCGGTGCTCGACCGCATGCCGGAACGCGGCACGAGCAGCTGCGTGTACGGCCCGCACGCCCTGCGCGCGCTCCTCGCGCTGCGCCGAGGTCAGCTCGACGACGCGGAGAGCCACCTCGACGCCGCCGACCGGCTCGCCGCCGACCAGCCGGCGTTCGTCGGGGGCGGGACGGCGGACACGCTGCGCGCGGAGTTGCTCCTCGAGCGGAATGCACCCGACGACGCCTACGCCGCGATCGAGCGCGCGCTCACCAACATCGGGGCGACGGAGGATCATTTCCGGCGGTCCGAGATCTGCACACTCGGCGTTCGAGCACTGGCCGACATCGACGACGCCGCACGGCTCAGAGGCCGCACGGTCGATCGCGACAAGCTCCGCCGGCTCGCGGCCGGGCTCGTCGAACAGACGCGCGGCGGTGTCGACACCCTCAGTCGACCCGCGAACCCGGCACCGCCCCGAGTGCGCGCCATGCTCGCACAGTCCGTTGCCGAAGCCACCCGTCTGGACGAGCCCGATCCCGCTCTCTGGCGCGCCGCCGCGGCCGCATGGATCGAGGCGTCCGAGCCGTGGTCGACGACCTATTGCGAGTGGCGCGCGGCGCAGGCCGCCCTCGCAACCCACGCGCGATCCGACGCGATCGCGGCGGTCACGAGCGCGTGGAACCGGGCCCGCGAGATCGGCGCGCAGGCGCTCGTCGTGCACGTCGAGCGCCTGGCGCAGCGGGCGCGCATCACGTTGGTCGACGAGTCGCTACGGGTCGACATTCCGCAGCATGCCGTCGCTCGGGACCTCGGTCTCACCGCGCGCGAGGGCGAGGTTCTGGACCAGCTCGCGCGGGGCCGAACGGACCGTCAGATCGCGGAGATCCTGTTCATCAGCACGAAGACCGCGAGCGTGCACGTGTCGAACATCCTGCGGAAGCTCGACGCCGGAAATCGCGTCGACGCAGGCGAGATCGGTCAACGCGCCGGACTCGGCGCGTCCTCCGACTGA
- a CDS encoding MerR family transcriptional regulator, which translates to MTGTLTIGTFARATHLSVKTLHHYHHVGLLVPADIDSATGYRRYTPEQIPVAQVIRRFRDLDMPLDEIGTVLRAPDADTRAELIASHLARLEHELAQTQAAVASLRELLEGPPASMPIDHRSEPPATVAAIEAAVELADLAPWFDGAMGELRATLAAQGIEPAGPGGAVVADAFFTDEHGELTVYVPCVTPPRPVGRVTAKLLPPTELAVTVHHGSHTDIDRSYGAVASYVAERAIGVDGPVRERYLVGRYDTTDERQWRTEIGWPIFRTASASRRSL; encoded by the coding sequence GTGACGGGAACGCTCACGATCGGCACGTTCGCCCGGGCCACGCATCTCAGCGTGAAGACGCTGCACCACTACCACCACGTCGGGCTGCTCGTTCCCGCCGACATCGACTCGGCAACGGGATACCGCCGCTACACCCCCGAGCAGATCCCGGTCGCACAGGTCATCCGCCGCTTCCGCGACCTCGACATGCCGCTCGACGAGATCGGCACCGTGCTGCGCGCACCCGATGCCGACACGCGAGCCGAGCTCATCGCGAGCCACCTCGCGCGACTCGAACACGAGCTCGCGCAGACCCAAGCCGCCGTCGCGTCACTGCGCGAGCTCCTCGAGGGGCCGCCCGCCTCCATGCCGATCGACCATCGCAGCGAACCCCCGGCCACGGTCGCCGCGATCGAAGCCGCGGTCGAGCTCGCCGACCTCGCACCGTGGTTCGACGGCGCCATGGGCGAGCTCCGCGCGACGCTCGCCGCGCAAGGAATCGAACCCGCGGGCCCCGGCGGCGCCGTCGTCGCCGACGCGTTCTTCACCGACGAGCACGGCGAGCTCACCGTCTACGTCCCCTGCGTCACCCCGCCCCGACCCGTCGGGCGCGTCACCGCGAAGCTGCTCCCCCCGACCGAGCTCGCCGTCACCGTGCACCACGGCTCCCACACCGACATCGACCGCTCCTACGGCGCGGTCGCGAGCTACGTCGCCGAGCGGGCCATCGGCGTCGACGGACCCGTCCGCGAGCGTTACCTCGTCGGTCGCTACGACACCACCGACGAAAGGCAGTGGCGCACCGAGATCGGATGGCCCATCTTCCGCACCGCCTCTGCGAGTCGGCGGTCGCTGTGA
- a CDS encoding nuclear transport factor 2 family protein, whose amino-acid sequence MTVELPTIVSEHIRAVNAGDVDAVVATFTDDALVNDARREFRGARQIRVWIAEEIVGDRVTMQPIEAAEHHGTTVLRASYDGDFDKSGLPDPVILTNYVTIRDGRIATLIVILNDPAPRVRGLLLAEVQG is encoded by the coding sequence ATGACCGTCGAGCTTCCAACCATCGTCAGCGAGCACATCCGCGCCGTCAATGCCGGCGATGTCGATGCCGTCGTGGCCACGTTCACCGACGATGCGCTCGTCAACGACGCGCGTCGCGAGTTTCGTGGCGCGCGGCAGATCCGCGTGTGGATTGCCGAGGAGATCGTCGGCGACCGGGTCACGATGCAGCCGATCGAGGCTGCCGAGCATCACGGGACGACCGTCCTGCGGGCGAGCTACGACGGCGACTTCGACAAGTCGGGTCTGCCCGACCCCGTGATCCTGACGAACTACGTCACGATCCGCGACGGCCGGATCGCGACGCTCATCGTCATCCTCAACGATCCCGCACCCCGGGTACGCGGCCTGCTGCTGGCGGAGGTGCAGGGGTGA
- a CDS encoding oxidoreductase: MTAHDACSVAGARVLVTGGTRGIGAASASLLASRGARVLVAARTAPADDAQRLPFVAADLASASGAVRIVDAVRDVLGGVDVVVHAVGASFARPGGVLSLGDEDWMRVLDTNLFAAVRIDRLLAPLMLEQGSGSIVHVSSLQWKRPHPSSHAYGPAKAALTSYSKLLATECAPAGVRVNVVTPGFIATPGAERRLAQIMVDAHVDRDHAEALLLETIGGVPLGRPGTAHEVAEVVAFLASGAASYVTGSEFTIDGGNNRVL, encoded by the coding sequence GTGACCGCGCACGATGCGTGCAGCGTCGCCGGCGCGCGCGTGCTCGTGACCGGCGGCACGCGCGGCATCGGCGCCGCGAGCGCGTCTCTGCTCGCGTCGCGCGGCGCGCGCGTCCTCGTCGCCGCCCGCACCGCGCCCGCGGACGATGCGCAGCGCTTGCCGTTCGTCGCCGCCGACCTCGCCTCCGCGAGCGGGGCCGTGCGCATCGTCGATGCCGTCCGCGACGTGCTCGGAGGCGTCGATGTCGTGGTCCATGCGGTCGGCGCGTCGTTCGCGCGGCCCGGCGGCGTGCTGTCGCTCGGGGACGAAGACTGGATGCGGGTGCTCGACACGAACCTGTTCGCGGCGGTCCGCATCGACCGGCTGCTCGCGCCGCTGATGCTCGAGCAGGGTTCGGGCTCGATCGTGCACGTCTCGTCGTTGCAGTGGAAGCGGCCCCATCCGTCGTCGCACGCGTACGGGCCGGCAAAGGCCGCGCTGACGAGCTACAGCAAACTGCTCGCGACCGAGTGCGCGCCGGCGGGTGTCCGCGTCAACGTCGTCACTCCCGGCTTCATCGCCACGCCCGGTGCGGAACGCCGCCTCGCGCAGATCATGGTCGACGCCCACGTCGACCGCGACCACGCCGAGGCGCTGCTGCTCGAGACGATCGGAGGCGTGCCGCTCGGACGGCCCGGCACCGCGCACGAGGTCGCGGAAGTCGTCGCCTTCCTCGCCTCCGGCGCCGCGTCCTATGTCACCGGGAGCGAGTTCACGATCGACGGCGGCAACAATCGCGTCCTGTGA
- a CDS encoding Zn-ribbon domain-containing OB-fold protein, with protein sequence MESVTARPAPRPTDDSAVYWNAIARHELVAQRCDGCSTLRHPPRPMCPHCRSLEWCEQRLAGTGSLYSYAVLHHPRSPAFDYPVLVALVDLDEGIRIVTNLVDIESRDIRIGMRLRVAFEATSDGAAVPVFGPDPNDTVPA encoded by the coding sequence GTGGAATCTGTGACCGCGCGTCCCGCGCCGCGCCCGACCGACGACAGCGCGGTCTACTGGAATGCGATCGCGCGTCACGAGCTGGTTGCGCAACGCTGCGACGGCTGCAGCACGCTGCGGCATCCACCGCGCCCCATGTGTCCGCACTGCCGGAGCCTCGAGTGGTGCGAGCAACGGCTCGCCGGGACCGGATCGCTGTACAGCTACGCCGTCCTGCATCACCCGCGCAGCCCGGCGTTCGACTATCCGGTCCTCGTCGCACTCGTCGACCTCGACGAAGGCATACGCATCGTCACCAACCTCGTCGACATCGAGTCCCGAGACATTCGCATCGGGATGCGGCTCCGCGTCGCCTTCGAAGCGACGAGCGACGGCGCAGCCGTTCCGGTCTTCGGCCCGGACCCGAACGACACCGTTCCCGCATGA
- a CDS encoding choice-of-anchor D domain-containing protein yields the protein MTRIRRTRRGVTRLSVLVAVLIGVTALPPVVTARANETTVSADRVRTGWDPAEPNLAPADVGAADFGQLFSTTVDGSVYAQPLVIGDLVVVTTENAKAYGIDKISGAIRWERDFGTPFPASAIGCGDLTPNLGSTSTPVYDPKTATMYLTTKIVTGENPNRPTWFMHAISVADGSERAGFPVTIAGKPDNTAGIPFQPFTAMQRPGLLLLGGVVYAGFASHCDINPYRGYVVGVSTAKHAITAMWSTEAGSGADASSMAGIWQSGGGLVSDGPGRIILATGNGVSPPAAPGSPPPKTLAESVVRLAVGANGKLSAKDFFSPADAPTLDQNDTDLGSGGPAALPSRYFGTAAHPNLLVEVGKDGRVFLLDRDNLGGREQGPHHTDGMLAMSGPYAGVWGHPAVYGGEGGWVYTVENTSYLRALRYGVDGAGVPTLSSAATSAGTFGYTSGSPVVTSDGTTPGSAIVWVESSTGSSGTGGQLRAYAAVPSGSVLQLLWSSPIGIASKFAVPATDSGRVYVGTRDGHVFGFGRPATPALQTSSLEFGDVKVGTRKTLTTVVTATRDVEVTGVSTAAPFTATPPSLPVLLHAGDSLEVPVHFAPASAGDTTAQLSIASDAGAYALDLHGYGTAQGLLAAPPSIDFGTIAVGAGGKTLSVNIANSWTKPEKITATTPPGSPFSVTGLPSIGQVLTPAQSVTVSILYNPATAGTSSDSLVVTSNHGAATIPLTGSALSGHGHLEVTPNPLAFAKVAIGDSKTMAFDISNTGNIPITLTKAKAPAGVFSTSTPVSEGLTLDPDAVIHQKVTFAPTARG from the coding sequence GTGACTCGAATCCGGCGCACTCGTCGCGGCGTGACCCGGTTGTCGGTGCTGGTCGCGGTGCTGATCGGCGTGACCGCGCTGCCCCCGGTGGTCACCGCGCGCGCCAATGAGACGACGGTGTCGGCCGACCGAGTGCGCACCGGTTGGGATCCGGCCGAGCCGAACCTGGCGCCCGCCGACGTGGGTGCCGCCGACTTCGGTCAGCTGTTCTCCACCACGGTCGATGGTTCCGTCTACGCGCAGCCCCTCGTGATCGGCGACCTCGTCGTCGTCACCACCGAGAACGCGAAGGCGTACGGCATCGACAAGATCAGCGGCGCGATCCGTTGGGAACGCGACTTCGGCACGCCGTTCCCCGCGTCGGCCATCGGCTGCGGTGACCTCACCCCGAATCTCGGATCGACGTCGACGCCGGTCTACGACCCGAAGACCGCCACGATGTATCTCACGACGAAGATCGTCACGGGCGAGAACCCGAATCGGCCGACGTGGTTCATGCACGCGATCTCCGTCGCCGACGGCAGCGAACGCGCCGGGTTCCCCGTCACGATCGCGGGCAAGCCCGACAACACGGCGGGGATCCCGTTCCAACCGTTCACCGCGATGCAGCGCCCGGGGCTGCTGTTGCTCGGCGGCGTGGTGTACGCGGGCTTCGCGTCGCATTGCGACATCAACCCGTACCGCGGCTACGTCGTCGGAGTGAGCACCGCGAAGCACGCGATCACCGCGATGTGGAGCACCGAAGCGGGCTCCGGCGCCGACGCGAGCTCCATGGCCGGGATCTGGCAGTCGGGCGGTGGGCTCGTGTCCGACGGTCCGGGACGGATCATCCTCGCCACGGGCAACGGTGTGTCGCCGCCGGCGGCGCCCGGTTCGCCGCCACCGAAGACGCTCGCGGAGTCGGTGGTGCGCCTCGCCGTGGGAGCGAACGGCAAGCTCAGCGCCAAGGACTTCTTCTCGCCGGCCGACGCGCCGACCCTCGATCAGAACGACACCGACCTCGGGTCCGGCGGCCCGGCTGCGCTGCCCTCGCGGTACTTCGGCACGGCCGCGCACCCGAACCTCCTCGTCGAGGTGGGCAAGGACGGGCGGGTGTTCCTCCTCGACCGCGACAACCTCGGTGGCCGCGAACAGGGTCCGCACCACACCGACGGCATGCTCGCGATGTCGGGTCCGTACGCGGGCGTGTGGGGTCATCCCGCGGTGTACGGCGGCGAAGGCGGCTGGGTCTACACAGTCGAGAACACGAGCTATCTGCGCGCGTTGCGCTACGGCGTCGACGGCGCGGGAGTACCGACACTGAGCTCGGCCGCGACGAGTGCCGGCACGTTCGGATACACCTCGGGTTCGCCGGTGGTGACGAGCGACGGCACGACGCCCGGCAGCGCGATCGTGTGGGTGGAGTCGTCGACCGGCTCGTCCGGAACCGGCGGGCAGCTGCGCGCGTACGCCGCCGTTCCGAGCGGCAGCGTGTTGCAGCTGCTGTGGTCGTCACCGATCGGGATCGCGTCGAAGTTCGCGGTGCCCGCCACCGACTCCGGCCGCGTGTACGTGGGCACGCGCGACGGGCACGTGTTCGGCTTCGGCCGACCGGCGACCCCCGCGCTGCAAACCAGCTCGCTCGAGTTCGGCGACGTGAAGGTGGGGACGCGCAAGACGCTCACCACGGTCGTCACCGCGACGCGCGACGTCGAGGTGACCGGGGTGTCGACCGCGGCGCCGTTCACCGCGACTCCGCCCTCGCTCCCCGTGCTCCTGCACGCGGGCGACTCGCTCGAGGTACCGGTGCACTTCGCGCCCGCGAGTGCCGGCGACACCACCGCGCAACTGTCGATCGCGTCGGACGCGGGCGCGTACGCGCTCGATCTGCACGGCTATGGCACCGCGCAAGGACTCCTCGCCGCGCCTCCGTCGATCGACTTCGGGACGATCGCGGTCGGCGCCGGGGGGAAGACGCTCTCGGTCAACATTGCGAATTCGTGGACGAAACCGGAGAAGATCACCGCGACGACACCACCGGGTTCACCGTTCTCGGTCACCGGGCTTCCCTCGATCGGGCAGGTGCTCACACCCGCGCAATCGGTGACGGTGTCGATCCTCTACAACCCCGCGACCGCGGGAACGTCGAGCGACTCGCTCGTCGTGACGAGTAACCACGGCGCCGCGACGATCCCGCTCACCGGGAGCGCGCTGTCGGGCCATGGTCACCTCGAGGTCACGCCGAACCCGCTCGCGTTCGCCAAGGTCGCGATCGGTGATTCGAAGACCATGGCGTTCGACATCTCGAATACCGGCAACATCCCGATCACGCTCACGAAGGCGAAGGCGCCGGCGGGCGTGTTCTCCACGTCGACGCCGGTGTCGGAAGGTCTCACCCTCGATCCCGATGCCGTGATCCACCAGAAGGTCACGTTCGCGCCGACCGCCCGCGGCG